A part of Salvelinus alpinus chromosome 23, SLU_Salpinus.1, whole genome shotgun sequence genomic DNA contains:
- the LOC139551363 gene encoding complement C1q and tumor necrosis factor-related protein 9-like has protein sequence MHTSPKGEYNEMPPHPFTGSQDSPIPPTDLHMDPMRSGYPMPTNNQNMNAHSGPMPPSDYPNHGFPMPPSPHMNMTGNRRTGELLVVEDGSEPDMSYCQTLLEVPVPPPMDQVPWFCVCSRCKASMGPKGDRGDRGLTGIPGSPGRRGLTGFRGHPGFVGRQGLKGQKGDENEKGERGLVGFTGTKGARGFKGDKGDQGLEGAQGEMGPRGEVGTCPASCESVQGRAGQPGIPGVAGARGLPGVAGPPGTTGSKGETGYMGSPGVPGTNGEKGELGAKGECNCTDGADGADGQQGIPGSKGVQGELGPQGAVGLNGKKGDQGDLGMMGIPGPCSPAIQSSFTAALGTIYPLPDKPVPFTQVINNRQFHFDPIMGIYRAPVNGTYVFSYHLMVFSKVLKVGLFHNFNSIVKTTEPAQLGTASHQVVLHLVMGDRVWLQVKDNISNGMYADNESRSTFSGFLLYPDSCDLPLFRDFPPAGAPGGDEGIYSWG, from the exons ATGCATACTTCACCCAAAGGGGAATACAACGAGATGCCCCCTCACCCGTTCACAGGCTCCCAAGACAGCCCCATCCCCCCTACGGACCTCCACATGGACCCAATGCGATCTGGCTACCCTATGCCCACCAACAACCAGAACATGAATGCCCACAGTGGTCCAATGCCCCCCTCCGACTACCCCAATCATGGCTTCCCCATGCCACCAAGCCCTCACATGAACATGACTGGGAACCGGCGAACTGGGGAACTGCTGGTAGTTGAGGACGGGTCGGAGCCGGACATGTCGTACTGCCAGACACTACTGGAGGTGCCAGTGCCACCACCCATGGACCAGGTGCCCTGGTTCTGTGTCTGCTCCCGCTGCAAGGCCAGCATGGGACCCAAaggggacagaggagacaggggccTGACAG GTATTCCAGGAAGTCCTGGGAGAAGAGGACTCACAGGGTTCAGAGGTCACCCTGGGTTCGTGGGCCGCCAAGGGCTGAAGG GTCAGAAGGGTGATGAAAATGAGAAGGGCGAACGTGGGCTAGTGGGTTTCACCGGCACCAAGGGGGCCCGCGGCTTCAAAG gggacAAAGGGGACCAGGGTCTGGAGGGTGCACAAGGAGAGATGGGGCCCCGGGGAGAGGTAGGGACCTGTCCTGCGTCCTGTGAAAGTGTTCAGGGCCGTGCAGGACAACCAGGGATACCCGGAGTGGCTGGAGCCAGGGGTCTCCCTGGAGTAGCAGGCCCTCCAGGGACTACGGGGTCCAAGGGCGAAACAGGGTACATGGGTTCCCCTGGGGTCCCTGGGACGAATGGTGAGAAAGGTGAACTAGGGGCGAAGGGCGAGTGCAACTGCACAGATGGAGCAGACGGGGCAGACGGTCAACAAGGGATCCCTGGGTCCAAGGGAGTGCAAGGTGAGTTGGGCCCTCAGGGTGCCGTGGGTCTCAACGGTAAAAAGGGAGACCAGGGTGACCTCGGTATGATGGGCATTCCCGGGCCATGCTCTCCAGCCATCCAGTCCTCATTCACCGCCGCGCTCGGCACAATTTACCCGCTACCGGACAAGCCCGTGCCGTTTACCCAAGTCATCAACAACCGGCAGTTTCATTTCGACCCCATCATGGGCATCTACAGGGCACCAGTGAACGGCACCTATGTCTTCAGCTACCACCTGATGGTGTTCAGCAAGGTGCTGAAGGTGGGTCTGTTCCATAATTTCAACTCTATCGTGAAGACCACAGAGCCAGCCCAACTGGGCACCGCTAGCCACCAGGTGGTGCTCCACCTGGTCATGGGCGACCGGGTGTGGCTGCAGGTGAAGGACAACATCTCCAACGGCATGTATGCTGACAACGAGAGCAGAAGCACCTTCTCTGGCTTCCTGCTCTACCCCGACTCCTGCGACTTGCCCTTGTTCCGAGACTTTCCTCCAGCAGGCGCTCCAGGTGGTGACGAGGGGATCTATAGTTGGGGGTAG
- the proca gene encoding vitamin K-dependent protein C, with protein sequence MGELFLCVSAALALWSASALSTSVFSSGPEANMLLRSKRANTFLEELKPPSMERECVEERCEFEEAREIFIAREATLEFWTVYTDGNQCISNPCVNGTCVDLYQSYACRCNPGFEGKHCDQPSTATNCAIANGGCDHECQNDKDGLRRTCSCVRGYRLHQNSRHCVPEGAHSCGQIRVAKTSYSKPIQGLLPWLVGGEMGKKGESPWQALVLNAKGKFHCGGVLIDENWVLTAAHCLTGSLRFSVRLGDYERYKLEGTEVTLQVIKTFSHPNYDKDTVDNDIALLRLASPVSFSEYILPACLPSRALAEGVLHLNGTRTVVTGWGKEEQNSQRFTSALNFIEVPLVEHELCARQMVNNVTGNVLCAGVLGRREDACEGDSGGPMVTLYRDTWFLIGLVSWGEGCGDEDKLGIYTKVSNYNEWIESVRKG encoded by the exons ATGGGCGAGCTTTTCCTCTGCGTGAGTGCGGCTCTCGCTTTGTGGTCGGCTTCTGCTCTCAGCACATCAG tgttttccaGCGGTCCTGAGGCCAACATGCTTCTGCGTTCCAAAAGGGCCAACACCTTCCTGGAGGAACTGAAGCCTCCATCAATGGAGCGGGAATGCGTGGAGGAGAGATGTGAGTTTGAGGAGGCAAGGGAGATTTTCATAGCCAGGGAAGCCACG TTGGAATTCTGGACGGTTTATACAG ATGGAAATCAGTGCATTTCAAACCCATGTGTGAATGGGACCTGTGTGGACCTCTACCAGTCCTATGCCTGCCGCTGCAATCCAGGATTTGAGGGAAAACACTGCGACCAAC CTAGCACAGCCACTAACTGTGCAATAGCCAACGGTGGTTGTGACCATGAGTGCCAAAACGATAAGGATGGCCTGAGACGTACCTGCAGCTGTGTCCGGGGATACCGTCTCCACCAAAACTCTAGACACTGTGTCCCCGAAG GTGCCCACTCCTGTGGGCAGATACGGGTGGCCAAGACCTCCTACAGTAAACCCATTCAAGGACTACTGCCCTGGCTGGTAGGGGGAGAAATGGGCAAGAAGGGGGAGAGCCCCTGGCAG gCTCTTGTGTTGAATGCAAAGGGAAAGTTTCACTGCGGAGGGGTCTTAATTGATGAAAACTGGGTCCTCACCGCAGCCCATTGCCTGACCGGTAGCCTTCGCTTCAGCGTCAGACTGG GTGACTACGAGCGCTATAAGTTGGAGGGCACCGAAGTCACCCTGCAGGTGATCAAGACCTTCTCTCACCCGAACTATGACAAAGACACGGTGGACAACGACATCGCCCTGCTGCGCCTGGcctctcctgtctccttctcCGAGTACATCCTCCCGGCATGCCTCCCTAGCCGTGCTCTGGCCGAGGGTGTGCTCCACCTCAACGGCACACGCACAGTGGTGACGGGTTGGGGCAAGGAGGAGCAGAACTCCCAGCGCTTCACCTCAGCTCTCAACTTCATCGAGGTGCCGCTGGTGGAGCATGAGCTGTGTGCCCGTCAGATGGTCAACAACGTGACAGGCAATGTTCTGTGCGCCGGTGTGCTAGGCCGGCGGGAGGACGCGTGCGAGGGTGACAGCGGCGGCCCAATGGTCACCTTGTACCGTGATACCTGGTTCCTCATCGGCCTGGTGTCCTGGGGCGAGGGCTGTGGTGACGAGGACAAACTGGGCATCTACACCAAGGTGTCCAACTACAATGAGTGGATTGAGAGTGTGCGGAAGGGGTGA
- the dusp28 gene encoding dual specificity phosphatase 28 — protein MLQPQLQLCKVTNALFISNARSACTDDLIQQEAVTLCINVSKQQPFPESSRIAALRVPVYDDPSEDLYRYFDSCADAIRDEASKGGHTVVYCKNGRSRSATICVAYLMKYRKLSLAEAFTKVRTSRSVVDPNSGFWAQLERYEQELKKRRGEVDNAPT, from the exons ATGCTCCAGCCGCAGCTCCAGCTGTGCAAGGTCACCAACGCGCTGTTCATCAGCAACGCACGCTCGGCCTGCACTGACGACCTCATCCAGCAGGAGGCAGTGACGCTGTGCATCAACGTGTCCAAGCAGCAGCCCTTCCCCGAGTCGTCACGCATCGCTGCGCTGCGTGTGCCCGTCTACGACGACCCCAGTGAGGACCTTTACCGCTACTTCGATAGCTGTGCAGACGCTATCCGGGACGAGGCATCCAAGGGAGGCCACACCGTCGTCTATTGCAAGAACGGCCGCAGCCGCTCGGCCACCATCTGTGTGGCCTACCTCATGAAGTACCGCAAGCTCTCATTGGCTGAGGCGTTTACG AAAGTGAGGACTTCACGCTCAGTGGTGGACCCCAACTCGGGATTCTGGGCCCAGCTGGAAAGATATGAGCAAGAGCTGAAAAAGAGGCGGGGGGAGGTGGACAACGCCCCAACCTAA